The following proteins come from a genomic window of Trifolium pratense cultivar HEN17-A07 linkage group LG4, ARS_RC_1.1, whole genome shotgun sequence:
- the LOC123881484 gene encoding RING-H2 finger protein ATL73-like codes for MAEIDNGDNQPLFSSKFGVILIAMGSASFVVTMYHLIVICCQNSAEQARQNEQPATQTPSVEEGCLSHQIPSHKYEKKKKNDENDEDDCVTCAVCLGDFEEGEELRTMPSCMHFFHVPCIDMWLISHFNCPVCRADATPSPVVPHSLPEVASNEMNVDQGINMVQIVVVQNELQSGLPIVPS; via the coding sequence ATGGCTGAGATTGACAATGGTGATAATCAACCTTTGTTCAGTAGCAAATTTGGTGTGATACTAATTGCCATGGGTTCAGCTAGTTTTGTGGTAACAATGTATCATCTCATAGTCATTTGCTGCCAAAACTCAGCCGAACAAGCGCGGCAAAACGAGCAACCGGCAACACAAACACCGAGCGTCGAAGAGGGTTGTCTGTCGCATCAAATTCCATCTCACAAgtatgagaagaagaaaaagaatgatgaaaatgatgaagatgattGTGTGACTTGTGCTGTGTGCTTGGGAGATTTTGAGGAGGGTGAGGAGTTAAGAACTATGCCTTCTTGCATGCATTTTTTCCATGTACCATGCATAGATATGTGGCTCATTTCACATTTTAATTGTCCTGTTTGTCGCGCTGATGCCACGCCCTCCCCGGTGGTGCCTCACAGTTTACCGGAGGTTGCATCCAACGAGATGAATGTTGATCAAGGCATTAATATGGTGCAAATAGTTGTCGTCCAAAATGAGTTGCAAAGTGGGTTACCAATAGTCCCATCCTAA
- the LOC123881486 gene encoding 60S ribosomal protein L13-1-like, protein MVKHNNVIPNAHFRKDWQNYVKTWFNQPARKTRRRLARQKKAVKIFPKPTAGPLRPVVHGQTVKYNMKLRAGKGFSLEELKAANIPKKLAPTIGIAVDHRRKNRSLESLQANVQRLKTYKAKLVVFPRRDRKVKAGDSSPEERANATQVQGPFLPIVREQPSVELVKITDEMKAFKAYYKLRLERTNQRHFGARLKRAAEAEKEDKK, encoded by the exons ATGGTTAAGCATAATAATGTGATCCCTAATGCGCACTTTAGGAAGGATTGGCAAAACTATGTCAAGACGTGGTTCAATCAGCCTGCTCGCAAGACAAGAAGACGGTTAG CTCGCCAGAAGAAGGCCGTTAAGATTTTCCCTAAGCCTACTGCTGGACCTCTTAGACCTGTTGTTCATGGTCAGACAGTGAAATACAACATGAAACTCAGAGCTGGGAAAGGGTTTTCTCTCGAAGAGTTGAAG GCTGCTAATATTCCAAAAAAGCTTGCTCCAACTATTGGCATTGCTGTTGATCATCGCCGCAAAAACCGTTCTTTGGAAAGTCTGCAAGCTAATGTGCAGAGGTTGAAAACATATAAGGCCAAATTAGTTGTGTTCCCAAGGCGGGACCGTAAGGTCAAG GCTGGTGATTCTAGTCCCGAGGAACGCGCAAATGCCACACAAGTTCAGGGTCCATTCTTGCCCATTGTGAGGGAACAGCCATCTGTCGAACTTGTTAAGATTACTGATGAAATGAAGGCATTCAAAGCATATTATAAGCTTCGTCTTGAACGCACTAATCAACGCCATTTTGGTGCCCGACTAAAGAGAGCTGCTGAAGCAGAAAAGGAAGACAAAAAATAG
- the LOC123881483 gene encoding uncharacterized protein LOC123881483 isoform X1, translating into MALLLQTHYTLSIPSPRYSYLFSIPNPNSNPSLLILAKHPKSQLHFFNHRSLTHRSPPSSVSASRREPSQTTPLKLPNALVSVAVSAALFLCCGIRACSASLPPLTTVVQQEQQTIQDDNDARKLDDNENIDKELEASFNAWKSKTYALTVPLKVVALRGSIPPSWIKDFINSQGKRMKFEVKYHESLESIFSDLSIPFTKENHGPTSTLAADIVGIGDSWLKFAIQKAIIEPIQDVEDKEWFKSLAEKWKVYLRRNSEGEMDPEGDIWAAPYRWGCMVIAYKTNNFQKHKLAPIEDWADLWRPDLAGRISMVNSPRDVVGAVLKYMGASYNANDINLEVNGGRDAVKHNLALLAKQVRLFDSENYLKAFGVGDVWVAVGWSSDIIPVAKRMSNVAVIVPKSGASLWADLWGIPAASRIQTSKLGGRVRGPSPLIHQWIEFCLQSARALPFKQEVIPGASPPLLQGHSTNVPSELTKGKPRLDTNLIDGAPPPGILERCEFLEPLSNSAVSDYHWLLASIQEPSNGLIHKIRQYISSLVTGGFNSKLT; encoded by the exons ATGGCTCTGTTGCTGCAAACACATTACACACTCTCTATACCTTCACCACGTTACTCTTATCTCTTCTCAATTCCAAACCCTAACTCTAACCCATCTCTTCTAATCCTCGCCAAACATCCCAAATCCCAATTGCATTTCTTCAACCACCGGAGTCTAACACACCGTTCGCCGCCGTCATCAGTCTCCGCCTCCCGCCGAGAACCTTCTCAAACGACGCCGCTCAAGTTGCCCAATGCTCTCGTCAGTGTCGCCGTCTCTGCCGCGCTGTTTCTCTGCTGTGGCATTCGCGCTTGTTCGGCTTCTTTGCCTCCTTTAACCACCGTGGTTCAGCAGGAACAACAAACTATTCAAG ATGATAATGATGCAAGGAAACTTGATGACAATGAAAATATAGATAAGGAATTAGAAGCATCTTTTAATGCTTGGAAGTCTAAAACATATGCATTGACAGTACCTTTGAAAGTTGTTGCTTTGCGTGGCTCTATTCCTCCTTCATGGATCAAG GACTTCATAAATTCTCAAGGGAAAAGAATGAAGTTTGAAGTGAAGTATCATGAAAGTCTTGAGAGTATCTTCTCTGATCTATCCATTCCCTTTACCAAAGAAAACCATGGCCCAACGTCTACTTTGGCAGCTGATATTGTTGGCATTGGTGATTCTTGGCTCaaatttgccattcaaaaagcGATAATTGAACCAATACAGGATGTAGAAGATAAGGAATGGTTTAAAAGTTTAGCTGAGAAATGGAAG GTATATTTACGCAGGAACTCTGAGGGAGAAATGGACCCCGAAGGTGATATATGGGCTGCCCCATATCGATGGGGCTGCATGGTAATAGCATACAagacaaataattttcaaaaacataAGTTGGCTCCAATAGAG GACTGGGCAGATCTGTGGCGGCCTGATCTTGCAGGGAGGATTTCCATGGTGAATTCTCCTAGAGATGTTGTTGGTGCAGTCTTAAAATATATGGGGGCTTCCTATAATGCAAATGACATCAATTTGGAAGTAAATGGTGGGAGAGATGCTGTTAAGCATAATTTAGCATTGCTTGCAAAACAG GTTCGACTCTTTGATAGTGAAAACTATCTAAAGGCTTTTGGAGTTGGAGATGTGTGGGTAGCTGTTGGATGGAGTAGCGATATTATTCCTGTTGCTAAACGCATGTCTAATGTTGCAGTTATTGTTCCAAAGTCCGGAGCAAGTTTATGGGCAGATCTTTGG GGAATTCCTGCTGCATCTAGGATTCAAACGAGTAAGCTTGGTGGACGCGTTAGGGGACCATCCCCATTAATCCATCAGTGGATAGAGTTCTGTCTGCAATCTGCAAGAGCACTTCCGTTTAAGCAGGAGGTGATCCCAGGTGCCTCTCCCCCTCTTCTTCAAGGTCATTCCACCAATGTGCCCTCTGAGTTGACCAAGGGTAAGCCAAGGCTAGACACCAATCTCATTGACGGAGCACCACCACCTGGAATTTTAGAAAGGTGCGAGTTTCTAGAGCCATTATCTAATTCAGCAGTGTCAGATTACCACTGGTTGCTTGCCTCAATCCAGGAACCTAGCAATGGATTGATACACAAAATTCGTCAGTATATCTCGTCTTTGGTTACTGGTGGGTTTAATTCAAAGCTGACTTGA
- the LOC123881483 gene encoding spermidine-binding periplasmic protein SpuE isoform X2 — protein sequence MSMCEHNSVDDNDARKLDDNENIDKELEASFNAWKSKTYALTVPLKVVALRGSIPPSWIKDFINSQGKRMKFEVKYHESLESIFSDLSIPFTKENHGPTSTLAADIVGIGDSWLKFAIQKAIIEPIQDVEDKEWFKSLAEKWKVYLRRNSEGEMDPEGDIWAAPYRWGCMVIAYKTNNFQKHKLAPIEDWADLWRPDLAGRISMVNSPRDVVGAVLKYMGASYNANDINLEVNGGRDAVKHNLALLAKQVRLFDSENYLKAFGVGDVWVAVGWSSDIIPVAKRMSNVAVIVPKSGASLWADLWGIPAASRIQTSKLGGRVRGPSPLIHQWIEFCLQSARALPFKQEVIPGASPPLLQGHSTNVPSELTKGKPRLDTNLIDGAPPPGILERCEFLEPLSNSAVSDYHWLLASIQEPSNGLIHKIRQYISSLVTGGFNSKLT from the exons ATGTCAATGTGCGagcataactcagttg ATGATAATGATGCAAGGAAACTTGATGACAATGAAAATATAGATAAGGAATTAGAAGCATCTTTTAATGCTTGGAAGTCTAAAACATATGCATTGACAGTACCTTTGAAAGTTGTTGCTTTGCGTGGCTCTATTCCTCCTTCATGGATCAAG GACTTCATAAATTCTCAAGGGAAAAGAATGAAGTTTGAAGTGAAGTATCATGAAAGTCTTGAGAGTATCTTCTCTGATCTATCCATTCCCTTTACCAAAGAAAACCATGGCCCAACGTCTACTTTGGCAGCTGATATTGTTGGCATTGGTGATTCTTGGCTCaaatttgccattcaaaaagcGATAATTGAACCAATACAGGATGTAGAAGATAAGGAATGGTTTAAAAGTTTAGCTGAGAAATGGAAG GTATATTTACGCAGGAACTCTGAGGGAGAAATGGACCCCGAAGGTGATATATGGGCTGCCCCATATCGATGGGGCTGCATGGTAATAGCATACAagacaaataattttcaaaaacataAGTTGGCTCCAATAGAG GACTGGGCAGATCTGTGGCGGCCTGATCTTGCAGGGAGGATTTCCATGGTGAATTCTCCTAGAGATGTTGTTGGTGCAGTCTTAAAATATATGGGGGCTTCCTATAATGCAAATGACATCAATTTGGAAGTAAATGGTGGGAGAGATGCTGTTAAGCATAATTTAGCATTGCTTGCAAAACAG GTTCGACTCTTTGATAGTGAAAACTATCTAAAGGCTTTTGGAGTTGGAGATGTGTGGGTAGCTGTTGGATGGAGTAGCGATATTATTCCTGTTGCTAAACGCATGTCTAATGTTGCAGTTATTGTTCCAAAGTCCGGAGCAAGTTTATGGGCAGATCTTTGG GGAATTCCTGCTGCATCTAGGATTCAAACGAGTAAGCTTGGTGGACGCGTTAGGGGACCATCCCCATTAATCCATCAGTGGATAGAGTTCTGTCTGCAATCTGCAAGAGCACTTCCGTTTAAGCAGGAGGTGATCCCAGGTGCCTCTCCCCCTCTTCTTCAAGGTCATTCCACCAATGTGCCCTCTGAGTTGACCAAGGGTAAGCCAAGGCTAGACACCAATCTCATTGACGGAGCACCACCACCTGGAATTTTAGAAAGGTGCGAGTTTCTAGAGCCATTATCTAATTCAGCAGTGTCAGATTACCACTGGTTGCTTGCCTCAATCCAGGAACCTAGCAATGGATTGATACACAAAATTCGTCAGTATATCTCGTCTTTGGTTACTGGTGGGTTTAATTCAAAGCTGACTTGA
- the LOC123922877 gene encoding transcription factor DIVARICATA-like: MYQNTIDMATTVTTRSPTQWSREDGKIFERALLMVPENSPNRWEKIAEKVPGKSAAEVKDYYQDLDHEISEIEAGRVEIPIYPDDLAESGGSGSSDSEKETPWTKEEQRLFLAELEKYEKEDWFQKRFKILSWDKNTHR; encoded by the exons ATGTATCAGAATACAATTGATATGGCTACCACCGTCACAACGCGGTCTCCAACTCAATGGAGTCGTGAAGACGGAAAGATTTTCGAAAGAGCTCTTTTGATGGTACCGGAGAATTCACCTAACCGGTGGGAGAAGATTGCTGAAAAAGTTCCCGGTAAGTCGGCTGCAGAAGTGAAGGATTACTATCAAGATTTGGATCATGAAATTTCGGAAATTGAAGCCGGTCGGGTTGAGATTCCGATTTATCCTGATGACCTGGCTGAAAGTGGTGGCAGTGGATCGTCTGATTCGGAGAAAGAAACACCATGGACTAAAGAAGAACAAAG GTTGTTTCTTGCTGAGCTTGAGAAATATGAGAAAGAAGATTGGTTTCAGAAGCGTTTCAAGATATTATCTTGGGACAAGAACACACACAGGTAG